One region of Mucilaginibacter gotjawali genomic DNA includes:
- a CDS encoding isopenicillin N synthase family dioxygenase, producing MGTVNIPRLDLNDFVKGSDTLRKQFSDAIGKAFNETGFVTITNHGLDKNLIGKLYADVKMLFALPDSIKAKYEIAGLAGQRGYTGKQKETAKGFTAPDLKEFWQIGQTVTDDDAMKSEYPENIRVDEVPDFNDTTLKVYKKLEWAGIYLLRAISVYLGLPENYFDKQVHNGNSILRTLHYFPITDPDRLPADAVRAGAHEDINLITLLIGASADGLELLTRENKWFPVKAHGEDIVVNVGDMLQRLTNNKLKSTTHRVVNPPGELMKFSRFSVPFFLHPKAGMDLSCLPSCIDASHPKQYDDITAGAYLDERLREIGLKK from the coding sequence ATGGGAACTGTAAATATTCCGAGGCTTGATTTAAACGATTTTGTAAAGGGCAGCGATACCCTGCGTAAACAATTTTCGGACGCGATAGGCAAAGCATTTAACGAAACGGGTTTTGTTACAATCACCAATCATGGCTTAGATAAAAACCTGATCGGGAAATTATATGCGGATGTGAAAATGTTGTTTGCCCTTCCCGATTCAATTAAGGCGAAATATGAGATAGCTGGTTTGGCCGGGCAACGTGGCTACACCGGTAAACAAAAAGAAACAGCCAAAGGGTTTACTGCACCCGATCTGAAAGAGTTTTGGCAGATCGGGCAAACAGTTACCGATGATGATGCCATGAAGAGCGAATACCCCGAAAATATTAGGGTTGATGAAGTGCCGGATTTCAATGATACAACACTCAAAGTTTATAAAAAACTGGAATGGGCAGGCATTTATTTATTAAGGGCCATATCCGTTTACCTGGGATTGCCCGAAAATTACTTCGATAAACAAGTTCATAACGGAAACTCCATCCTGCGTACGCTTCATTATTTCCCGATCACTGATCCGGATAGGTTGCCCGCCGACGCGGTTAGGGCAGGCGCCCATGAAGATATTAACCTGATTACCCTGTTGATTGGTGCCAGTGCCGACGGCCTTGAACTGCTAACCCGCGAAAATAAATGGTTCCCGGTTAAAGCCCATGGTGAAGATATTGTGGTTAATGTAGGCGACATGCTGCAGCGCCTAACGAATAATAAATTAAAATCAACCACCCACCGCGTGGTTAATCCCCCGGGGGAGTTAATGAAATTTTCCCGTTTTTCGGTGCCGTTTTTTCTTCACCCAAAAGCGGGAATGGACCTCAGTTGTTTACCATCATGTATTGATGCATCTCACCCTAAGCAATATGATGATATTACGGCAGGCGCATACCTGGATGAACGCCTGAGAGAAATTGGATTGAAGAAATAA
- a CDS encoding DUF4440 domain-containing protein has translation MMKKILFSTFILFSTIGWAAAQGPAADVNKVVNADKDFDKLIERKGIKDGFLAVADPEGIVFKPNVVNIIEFYNNIDKQAGNLKQHANFGRISANGDLAFTAGPYVYQNGTDDTDKVFGDYVSIWRAEGENGLKLLINLGIQHPEPEQDPISDFKNPDSVRQVAVSKDPFAGKKIILATDNVFNHSLSISTMASYKEFLSPEGRYYFPGFEPMTGQDKVMKFIDNEAISITAQTTNGGRSTSNDLAYTYGKARIKKGDIVSNYNYVRIWEQDAGHKWDIVLEIFSAVENE, from the coding sequence ATGATGAAAAAAATACTATTCTCCACCTTTATATTGTTTAGTACGATTGGTTGGGCGGCTGCCCAGGGCCCTGCTGCCGATGTAAACAAAGTTGTAAACGCAGATAAAGATTTTGACAAATTAATTGAAAGAAAAGGAATTAAAGACGGGTTTTTAGCTGTGGCTGATCCTGAAGGTATTGTTTTTAAACCCAATGTAGTTAACATTATTGAGTTTTATAATAATATTGATAAACAGGCTGGTAATTTAAAACAGCACGCCAACTTCGGACGCATTTCTGCCAATGGCGACCTGGCGTTTACAGCCGGGCCGTACGTTTATCAAAACGGGACGGATGATACCGATAAGGTGTTTGGCGATTATGTTTCTATATGGAGGGCTGAGGGTGAAAATGGTTTAAAGTTACTGATCAACCTGGGTATACAGCATCCCGAGCCTGAGCAGGATCCTATTTCTGATTTCAAAAACCCCGACTCGGTAAGGCAGGTAGCCGTAAGCAAAGATCCTTTTGCCGGGAAAAAGATCATCCTTGCTACTGACAATGTATTTAATCATTCATTGTCAATTTCAACAATGGCCAGTTATAAGGAGTTTTTGAGCCCCGAGGGCCGGTATTATTTCCCCGGTTTTGAACCAATGACCGGGCAGGATAAGGTAATGAAGTTTATTGATAATGAAGCCATCTCCATAACGGCGCAAACTACAAACGGCGGACGCTCTACCAGCAACGATTTGGCCTATACTTATGGTAAAGCACGTATAAAAAAGGGCGACATCGTCAGTAACTACAACTATGTACGTATCTGGGAACAGGATGCCGGCCATAAATGGGATATTGTACTTGAAATATTTTCAGCAGTTGAAAATGAATAA
- a CDS encoding DUF2723 domain-containing protein, with the protein MQHNYKKINNFLGWLCFVIATTTYVLTLEPSVSFWDCGEFISCAYRLQVSHQPGYPLFAMLGKAFSLLSFGDRTKVAYCTNLMSALASGATIMFLFWTITALARKLVKPGEENSRQHQLLTFGAGLVGALAFTFTDTFWFSAVETIVFAISSLCTAIVFWAILKWDAKADTPGADKWILLIAYLIGLSMGIHLLNLLTIPAIAMVYYFRRFKKISLKNGIMAFLISILILAIVQFGIRGYTVYFAAWFDFYFVNSLGMAFGSGAFVFMALLFAVLIFGIWYSIKHKKPLLNLALLCTIFIYFGYSSFVYIPIRAAANTDLNNSHPDNAFTLYGYLNRVQYGETPLLSGPYFDAKIIDEKEGPAIYRKGKTQYENAGKSMEYVYDHNTFLPRMWSTESDPYYAQNVQFYKQWLQLGDGQAPTFSDNLKWLFSWQVYQMYARYFLWNFVGRYNDADGQQSTVGVNGNWTSGLFDGGKHLPKAVIDDVTYTPLYALPLVLGLLGAYYHFKRKKRDALVIALLFFFTGVAIVLYVNQNSLQPRERDYSYVGSFYAFAIWIGLGVIALAEIVRLKLNARLAAYGSFGVCMMAVPVLLACKEWRAHDRSTKLTPHDMAYNFLISCPKNAILFTYGDNDTYSLWYDQEVEGIRPDVRIVCMSLFSGDWYIHQMQGKMNQSAPLPVTMPFDKYKEGVRDVVYYNDAKIAGNVELKDVFDFVTSDDSRAKMTLQDGSLANFMPTKNFKLTVNPDEVIKNGVITADQKEKLAPEMDWKISSNYLTKDNLAMMDIIAHNNWKRPICFTTTMSESSMFGLLPYLYKEGFVYHLIPFKTEVSKDAQSSKTNSLVMYGNVVNKFKYGNFKTARYLDNVSKTQFYLNMQITFNDLAHGLIQDGRPDLALKSLHKFDDEMPDITPDIDTAAQKFFMSQTAYKLDDIKLGNQLVKSVDNYITGQLDYNYELLKQNNNQAIDGRTVQLGMQLLNGMTDTAKTSHQTELSNQLQAQLKDYENKFAVLENR; encoded by the coding sequence ATGCAACACAATTACAAAAAGATCAACAATTTTTTAGGCTGGCTTTGTTTTGTAATAGCCACCACTACCTACGTTTTAACGCTCGAACCATCGGTGAGCTTTTGGGACTGCGGGGAGTTTATCTCCTGTGCTTACCGTTTGCAGGTATCGCACCAGCCTGGCTATCCTTTGTTTGCAATGCTGGGCAAGGCGTTTTCATTATTGTCATTTGGCGACCGTACAAAAGTAGCCTATTGTACCAATTTAATGTCGGCGCTGGCCAGCGGAGCTACTATTATGTTCCTTTTCTGGACAATCACTGCCCTGGCACGAAAGCTGGTTAAACCAGGTGAAGAAAATAGCCGCCAACACCAACTGCTAACCTTCGGCGCCGGTTTGGTAGGCGCACTTGCCTTTACCTTTACCGATACTTTTTGGTTTTCGGCGGTTGAGACTATCGTATTTGCCATTTCTTCCTTGTGCACTGCTATTGTTTTTTGGGCGATATTAAAATGGGATGCTAAAGCTGATACGCCCGGGGCTGATAAATGGATCCTGCTTATCGCTTACCTCATCGGCCTTTCTATGGGGATACACCTGCTTAATTTATTGACCATACCTGCAATTGCTATGGTTTATTATTTCCGCAGGTTTAAAAAAATCAGCCTTAAAAATGGCATAATGGCTTTTCTTATCAGTATCCTTATACTCGCTATAGTCCAGTTCGGTATCAGGGGCTACACTGTATATTTTGCCGCCTGGTTTGATTTTTACTTTGTTAATTCGCTGGGAATGGCATTTGGCAGCGGGGCATTTGTATTTATGGCGTTACTTTTCGCCGTGCTCATTTTTGGGATCTGGTACAGTATCAAACATAAAAAGCCATTGTTGAACCTGGCGCTCTTGTGTACCATCTTTATTTATTTCGGCTATAGCTCATTTGTTTATATCCCTATCCGTGCTGCTGCCAATACCGATCTCAACAACTCGCACCCTGATAATGCTTTCACTTTATATGGCTATTTAAACCGGGTGCAGTATGGCGAAACCCCTTTGTTATCCGGCCCGTATTTCGATGCTAAAATTATTGATGAAAAAGAAGGCCCTGCTATTTACCGTAAAGGGAAAACCCAATATGAGAATGCCGGAAAAAGCATGGAATATGTGTACGACCACAACACGTTTTTACCCCGCATGTGGAGCACCGAATCGGACCCGTATTATGCACAGAATGTGCAGTTCTACAAGCAATGGCTGCAATTGGGCGATGGCCAGGCGCCAACATTTTCGGACAACCTGAAATGGCTGTTCAGCTGGCAGGTTTACCAAATGTATGCCCGCTACTTTTTATGGAACTTTGTGGGGCGTTATAATGATGCTGACGGGCAACAAAGCACCGTGGGCGTAAACGGGAACTGGACAAGCGGCTTGTTCGATGGGGGCAAACACCTGCCGAAAGCAGTGATAGATGATGTAACCTACACGCCGCTGTATGCGCTTCCGCTCGTGCTGGGTTTGTTAGGTGCATATTATCATTTTAAGCGTAAAAAAAGGGATGCGCTGGTGATTGCGCTTTTATTCTTTTTTACAGGCGTCGCCATCGTGCTGTATGTTAACCAAAACTCGCTTCAGCCCCGCGAACGCGATTATTCGTATGTGGGCTCTTTTTATGCTTTCGCGATATGGATAGGGTTGGGCGTAATTGCCCTTGCCGAAATTGTACGCTTAAAGCTGAATGCCAGGCTTGCAGCTTATGGTTCCTTTGGCGTGTGTATGATGGCTGTGCCGGTATTGCTGGCCTGTAAAGAGTGGCGGGCGCATGATCGTTCAACGAAACTTACGCCGCATGATATGGCTTACAACTTTCTTATCTCCTGTCCAAAAAATGCCATTTTGTTTACTTATGGCGATAATGATACTTACTCGCTTTGGTATGACCAGGAAGTTGAAGGCATAAGGCCGGATGTGCGTATTGTTTGTATGAGCCTGTTTAGTGGCGACTGGTATATCCACCAGATGCAGGGAAAGATGAACCAGTCGGCGCCATTGCCGGTTACCATGCCTTTTGATAAGTATAAAGAGGGGGTGAGGGATGTTGTTTATTACAACGATGCCAAAATTGCCGGGAATGTTGAACTGAAGGACGTTTTTGATTTTGTTACCTCGGACGACAGCCGCGCAAAGATGACCTTGCAGGATGGCTCCCTGGCCAATTTTATGCCAACCAAAAACTTTAAATTAACGGTTAACCCGGACGAAGTGATAAAAAATGGTGTGATTACTGCTGATCAGAAAGAAAAATTGGCACCAGAAATGGACTGGAAAATATCATCCAATTATTTAACCAAAGATAACCTGGCCATGATGGATATCATCGCACATAATAACTGGAAAAGGCCCATTTGCTTTACTACTACCATGAGCGAGAGTAGTATGTTCGGCCTGTTGCCATATCTTTATAAAGAGGGATTTGTTTATCACCTCATCCCTTTTAAAACTGAAGTAAGTAAAGATGCGCAATCATCTAAAACCAACAGCCTGGTAATGTATGGCAATGTAGTGAACAAGTTTAAATACGGCAATTTTAAAACCGCCAGGTACCTGGATAATGTATCTAAAACGCAGTTCTATTTAAATATGCAGATCACATTTAACGACCTTGCCCACGGCCTTATACAGGATGGTCGTCCTGACCTGGCCCTTAAATCACTGCATAAATTTGATGATGAAATGCCGGATATTACACCCGATATTGATACTGCGGCACAAAAGTTCTTTATGTCGCAAACGGCCTATAAGCTGGATGATATCAAATTGGGTAATCAATTGGTAAAAAGCGTTGATAACTATATCACCGGTCAGCTGGATTACAATTATGAATTACTGAAACAAAACAATAACCAGGCGATTGACGGACGCACCGTGCAGCTCGGGATGCAATTGCTGAATGGTATGACAGACACTGCCAAAACAAGCCACCAAACGGAATTAAGTAACCAGTTACAGGCACAACTGAAGGATTATGAGAATAAGTTTGCCGTATTGGAAAACAGGTAG
- a CDS encoding response regulator produces MNRELSFIIIDDSELDCYVTQKFLQRANQNLIIKTFNDAQEALELIRENNNFDVVPPTIILLDLQMPVMSGFKFVEEFEKIPAEIQKKYVIIVLTVLSSSNDPKDIYKILTFKTVKSLVEKPLTLEKLASLLKHVPPAGNK; encoded by the coding sequence ATGAATAGAGAACTTTCATTTATTATTATTGACGACAGCGAGCTGGATTGCTATGTAACCCAAAAGTTTTTGCAGCGGGCCAATCAAAATCTCATCATTAAAACCTTTAATGATGCACAGGAGGCCTTGGAACTGATCAGGGAAAATAACAACTTCGACGTAGTTCCTCCTACAATAATTTTACTTGATCTGCAAATGCCGGTAATGAGCGGCTTTAAATTTGTTGAGGAATTCGAAAAAATACCTGCGGAAATACAAAAAAAATATGTCATCATCGTTTTAACCGTATTATCATCTTCCAACGATCCGAAGGACATCTATAAAATATTAACCTTTAAAACAGTAAAAAGCCTTGTAGAAAAGCCCCTTACCCTTGAAAAACTAGCCTCATTGCTGAAGCACGTACCGCCTGCAGGTAATAAATAA
- a CDS encoding response regulator has translation MSDNKIAVLYVDDEEHNLFSFKATFRIKYKVLTALSGAEALDILAKNQVHIIITDQRMPEMTGIEFLEKVLDKFPDPMRLLLTGYADMNAVIDAVNKGKIFHYLAKPWNEEELDLTINRAYEKYLERVQLKEMNEKLEQSNDQLEFLLRQKLLS, from the coding sequence ATGTCAGATAATAAAATTGCCGTGCTTTATGTAGATGATGAAGAACATAACTTGTTTTCATTCAAAGCCACTTTTCGCATTAAATATAAAGTGTTAACCGCGCTCAGCGGCGCTGAGGCGCTGGATATTCTTGCTAAAAACCAGGTACATATTATTATAACTGACCAGCGCATGCCGGAAATGACAGGTATAGAGTTTTTGGAGAAAGTGCTGGATAAATTTCCGGACCCGATGAGGCTGCTGTTAACAGGCTACGCAGATATGAATGCAGTTATTGACGCCGTAAATAAAGGGAAGATCTTTCATTACCTGGCTAAGCCCTGGAATGAAGAAGAATTGGATTTAACCATAAACAGGGCTTATGAAAAATACCTGGAACGCGTGCAACTAAAAGAAATGAACGAAAAGCTGGAACAATCCAATGATCAACTGGAGTTTCTGTTACGACAAAAGCTACTGTCGTGA
- a CDS encoding TapB family protein has protein sequence MKKIIITALSLLVLVRFGYAQSCEQFLNATNGKKLVYSNSDAKGNQTGKITYSSVKKDAATISTHSEITDKNGKVIGNSDFDITCNGSSVNIDMRSFMPANGNKQMSNMQMQADGKYLSYPLNLSAGQKLDDGSMVITILNNGQKFGETHMDITNRNVVLKETISTPAGDFECFKITYDIRMETKMMGIGIPVNMQSTEWFSPALGRFIKSETYNKNGKLMGTTALVAIN, from the coding sequence ATGAAAAAGATCATTATCACAGCGCTATCGTTGTTGGTGCTGGTTCGCTTCGGCTATGCGCAGAGTTGCGAACAGTTTTTGAACGCCACCAACGGCAAAAAGTTGGTTTACAGTAATTCGGATGCCAAAGGCAATCAAACCGGGAAAATCACTTACAGTTCGGTAAAAAAAGATGCTGCAACAATTAGCACTCACAGCGAAATAACTGACAAAAACGGTAAAGTTATTGGAAACAGCGATTTTGACATTACCTGCAACGGCTCATCCGTCAACATTGATATGCGGTCGTTTATGCCGGCAAACGGCAACAAGCAAATGAGCAATATGCAAATGCAGGCCGATGGCAAGTATTTAAGCTACCCGCTTAACCTTAGTGCGGGCCAAAAACTTGATGATGGCTCAATGGTGATCACCATATTAAATAACGGCCAAAAGTTTGGCGAAACCCACATGGATATTACCAACCGAAACGTGGTATTAAAAGAAACCATCAGTACACCAGCCGGAGATTTTGAATGTTTTAAGATCACTTACGACATCCGTATGGAAACCAAAATGATGGGGATTGGCATACCGGTGAATATGCAATCAACTGAATGGTTTTCGCCGGCGCTTGGCCGTTTTATAAAATCCGAAACTTATAATAAAAATGGCAAGCTGATGGGGACAACTGCGCTTGTGGCAATAAATTAA
- the cysS gene encoding cysteine--tRNA ligase — MNQDLFVYNTLTRKKEKFIPLNPPHVGIYVCGPTVYSDAHLGNSRTYISFDLIFRYLTHLGYKVRYVRNITDAGHLEGDAGDEGEDKISKKAKLAQLEPMEIVQKYTVGFHDVMKAFNILPPSIEPTATGHIIEQIELVKVILAKGYAYEVDGSVYFDVEKYNQTKDYGVLSGRNLEDMMNNTRTLGGQDEKRGKLDFALWIKAKPEHLMKWPSPWGVGFPGWHLECSAMSNKYLGEHFDIHGGGIDLVPTHHTNEIAQNMAACGKNPATYWIHTNMLTVNGQKMSKSLGNSFLPYELFSGDNAILNKGYSPMTVRFFMLQANYRSTLDFGNEAMEASEKGFKRLMNALTLLDGLKASATTGIEIQPLTDRCYAAMNDDFNSPVLIAELFEASRIINSVHDGKMKIDALNLELLKNTMTSFVFDILGLKNEQAANDDLPKVLDFIVNLRNEAKVSHDYAASDKIRNGLQEIGFKLKDNKDGTTWSKI; from the coding sequence ATGAATCAAGACTTGTTTGTTTACAACACTTTAACACGCAAAAAAGAAAAATTTATACCGCTTAACCCGCCTCATGTGGGCATCTACGTTTGCGGCCCTACAGTTTACAGCGATGCGCACCTGGGTAACAGCCGTACCTATATATCATTCGATCTGATTTTTAGATACCTTACCCATTTAGGGTATAAGGTGCGTTACGTGCGCAATATTACCGATGCTGGCCACCTTGAGGGTGATGCCGGTGATGAAGGAGAAGACAAAATATCAAAAAAAGCAAAGTTGGCTCAGTTGGAGCCCATGGAGATTGTACAAAAGTATACTGTTGGGTTTCATGATGTAATGAAAGCTTTTAATATATTACCTCCAAGTATCGAACCAACTGCTACCGGGCATATTATTGAACAGATTGAATTGGTAAAAGTTATCCTTGCAAAAGGTTATGCCTACGAGGTGGATGGTTCTGTTTATTTCGATGTTGAGAAATATAACCAGACCAAAGATTACGGTGTTTTGAGTGGCAGAAACCTGGAAGATATGATGAACAATACCCGCACCTTAGGCGGCCAGGACGAAAAACGGGGCAAACTTGATTTTGCCCTGTGGATAAAAGCAAAACCTGAGCACCTGATGAAGTGGCCTTCGCCATGGGGTGTTGGCTTTCCCGGGTGGCATTTGGAATGTTCGGCGATGAGTAATAAGTACCTGGGCGAACATTTTGATATTCACGGCGGAGGCATCGACCTTGTGCCAACCCATCATACCAATGAGATAGCCCAGAATATGGCCGCCTGCGGCAAGAACCCTGCAACCTACTGGATCCACACCAATATGCTGACAGTAAATGGCCAGAAAATGTCAAAATCATTGGGTAACAGTTTTTTACCCTATGAGCTTTTTAGCGGCGACAACGCCATACTAAATAAAGGGTACAGCCCCATGACAGTTCGGTTTTTTATGCTCCAGGCCAATTACCGTAGTACACTTGATTTTGGTAACGAAGCGATGGAAGCCTCAGAAAAGGGCTTTAAAAGGCTCATGAATGCATTGACTTTATTAGATGGCCTTAAGGCATCAGCTACCACAGGTATTGAAATTCAGCCCTTAACTGATCGTTGTTATGCTGCCATGAACGATGACTTTAACAGCCCGGTGCTGATTGCCGAACTTTTTGAGGCAAGCCGGATAATTAATTCCGTGCACGATGGTAAAATGAAAATCGATGCATTAAATCTGGAGCTTTTGAAAAACACGATGACCAGTTTTGTGTTTGATATCCTGGGGTTAAAAAATGAACAGGCCGCCAATGACGACTTGCCGAAAGTTTTAGATTTTATTGTAAATTTAAGAAATGAAGCAAAAGTCAGCCATGATTATGCAGCTTCAGATAAAATAAGAAATGGCCTGCAGGAAATTGGTTTTAAGTTGAAAGATAACAAAGATGGTACAACCTGGAGTAAAATTTAA